From the genome of Sulfurimonas paralvinellae:
ATGCCATCAAGAAATGTAAGTCCTATGACAAAACAGCACTCAACACACTCTGCACCTGTTTGATTGACAAGGGTGGCAGCCGCATTTGCAGTGCCGCCTGTTGCAATTAGGTCGTCAATGACAAGCACACGCGCACCTTTTTTCTCTCCAAAGGCATCAATGTGAACTTCGATCTCATCGACGCCATACTCAAGAGCATACTTTTCACTGATGGTAGTGTAGGGAAGTTTCCCTTGTTTTCGAATAGGCACAAATCCAAGACCAAGCATCTGTGCAAGCGCCGCTCCAAAGATAAAACCGCGTGCATCAATACCTGCAATATAGTCAAGATCATACTCTTTATAACGTTCATAGAGATGATTCATAAGTACGCCATACGCTTCTTTATTGTTTAAAAGTGTTGTAATATCTTTAAAGACAATTCCCGGTTTTGGAAAATCTTTGATATCTCTGATGGAGTCTTCTATTATTTTTCTTTGAGTATCACTGAGTGTAACCATTTTTTTTCCTTAGAGTAGAGCGTCGATGCGGCTCTCGAGTGCTTTTATTTTGGCATTGAGACGATCGACTTCTTGTCTGTGTTTTGAATTTCTCTGTTTGAGAACTTTGAGTTCATTTCTGAGTTTCGTCAGCTCTTCTGTTAAAATATCAACATTTCCAAGTGCACGCTGGAGCTGAATTTGATATTTGCGAATAAGAATTTCAGCCTCTTGCAGTGTGAGCTTCATTAAATCATTACTGCGTTGTTCCTTATTTGTTATGCTCTTAAAATAGAACATCTTTACAAACAGGTAAACAGAAACAATGGAAAGGATTGTTAAGAGTGACCATTCCCAGAACATTACTAGACGGCCTCTATCTTTTCGACTCGTTGAACATGGCGGCCGCCTTCAAAACCATTCGCAAGCCATGCATCGATAATAGACTCGGCAACACCTTTACCGACAATGCGTTCGCCGAAACATAAGATGTTTGCATCGTTATGCTCACGTGCAACCATTGCAGTATAGGCATCGTGGCAAAGTGCCGCACGGATACCGTGATGTTTGTTCGCTGCCATACTCATTCCGATACCGCTGCCGCAGATCAAAATTCCCTGTGCACTGCTGTCTTCGATGACAGCACGGGCAACTTTGTGTGCATAGTCCGGGTAATCGACTCTATCTTTGGAAAA
Proteins encoded in this window:
- the rpiB gene encoding ribose 5-phosphate isomerase B, with the protein product MKFYIGTDHAGVDLKDWTVELLQSKGHEVVDFGPFSKDRVDYPDYAHKVARAVIEDSSAQGILICGSGIGMSMAANKHHGIRAALCHDAYTAMVAREHNDANILCFGERIVGKGVAESIIDAWLANGFEGGRHVQRVEKIEAV
- a CDS encoding adenine phosphoribosyltransferase — translated: MVTLSDTQRKIIEDSIRDIKDFPKPGIVFKDITTLLNNKEAYGVLMNHLYERYKEYDLDYIAGIDARGFIFGAALAQMLGLGFVPIRKQGKLPYTTISEKYALEYGVDEIEVHIDAFGEKKGARVLVIDDLIATGGTANAAATLVNQTGAECVECCFVIGLTFLDGIEKLKEKTKVYSLIEVN